One window of the Amycolatopsis mediterranei genome contains the following:
- a CDS encoding DinB family protein, with product MAGNVRPVADERDGLLSFLEQQRYVLRLAAHGLTDEQARLTSTKSALSVGGLIKHVAATEYSWMDTVLQVPQKPFGEAVAEWESAHRLGEDETLEGALARYDEVAARTAEVIAGIDDLGQAVPVPKGVPWFPPDVDAWSVRWVLLHLIQETARHAGHADIIREHIDGGTAMPLMAAAEGWPESPWIKPWTPQSQPA from the coding sequence ATGGCGGGAAACGTGCGCCCGGTGGCCGACGAGCGTGACGGGCTGCTGAGCTTCCTGGAGCAGCAGCGGTACGTGCTCAGGTTGGCGGCCCACGGGCTGACCGACGAACAGGCGAGACTGACCTCGACGAAGAGCGCACTGTCGGTGGGCGGCCTGATCAAGCACGTCGCGGCGACCGAGTACAGCTGGATGGACACGGTGCTGCAGGTGCCGCAGAAGCCGTTCGGCGAGGCCGTGGCGGAGTGGGAGTCAGCGCACCGCCTGGGCGAGGACGAGACCCTCGAAGGCGCACTGGCCCGGTACGACGAGGTGGCCGCCCGCACGGCGGAGGTCATCGCGGGCATCGACGACCTGGGCCAGGCGGTCCCGGTGCCCAAAGGCGTCCCGTGGTTCCCGCCGGACGTCGACGCGTGGTCGGTCCGCTGGGTCCTGCTGCACCTGATCCAGGAGACGGCCCGCCACGCGGGCCACGCCGACATCATCCGCGAGCACATCGACGGCGGCACGGCCATGCCCCTCATGGCGGCCGCCGAGGGCTGGCCGGAGTCCCCCTGGATCAAGCCCTGGACCCCACAGTCCCAACCAGCCTGA
- a CDS encoding ABC transporter permease: MTAFFYRRPKLRLGFLLSAPLLWLGLAYLGALAALFVTAFWHTDAFTGQVVVDWSLGNFETLFTDAVYRTITFRTVGIAALVTVIDAVVAFPMAFAMAKLASPRAQRILVIAVMTPLWASYLVKAYAWRSMLSGNGALSSISPGYGVTATIVTLSYLWLPYMILPIYAGLDRLPDSLVDASGDLGARSLRTFRSVILPLTFPAIVAGSIFTFSLSLGDYIAVKIVGGTSQMLGNVVYDNIGAANNLPFAATVATVPVVIMLGYLAAVRRTGALDNL, encoded by the coding sequence ATGACCGCCTTCTTCTACCGGAGACCCAAGCTGCGCCTGGGTTTCCTGCTCTCGGCCCCGCTGCTCTGGCTCGGCCTGGCCTACCTGGGCGCGCTCGCCGCGCTGTTCGTCACGGCGTTCTGGCACACCGACGCCTTCACCGGCCAGGTCGTCGTCGACTGGTCGCTGGGCAACTTCGAGACGCTGTTCACCGACGCGGTCTACCGCACGATCACCTTCCGCACGGTCGGGATCGCGGCGCTGGTCACGGTGATCGACGCGGTCGTTGCGTTCCCGATGGCGTTCGCGATGGCCAAGCTCGCTTCGCCGCGCGCGCAGCGGATCCTGGTGATCGCGGTGATGACCCCGCTGTGGGCGAGCTACCTGGTGAAGGCGTACGCGTGGCGGTCGATGCTGTCCGGCAACGGCGCGCTGAGCTCGATTTCGCCCGGTTACGGCGTCACGGCCACGATTGTCACGCTGTCCTACCTCTGGCTGCCGTACATGATCCTGCCGATCTACGCCGGCCTCGACCGGCTGCCGGATTCCCTGGTGGACGCTTCGGGCGACCTCGGCGCCCGCTCACTGAGGACGTTCCGCTCGGTGATCCTGCCGCTGACGTTCCCGGCGATCGTGGCGGGCTCGATCTTCACGTTTTCGCTGTCCCTGGGCGACTACATCGCGGTGAAGATCGTCGGCGGCACGTCCCAGATGCTCGGCAACGTCGTCTACGACAACATCGGCGCGGCGAACAACCTCCCGTTCGCGGCGACGGTGGCGACGGTGCCGGTCGTGATCATGCTCGGCTATCTGGCCGCGGTGCGCCGCACCGGCGCGCTCGACAACCTCTAG
- a CDS encoding Gfo/Idh/MocA family protein, with translation MVTAPRFGILGCADIAARKTVPAMATAGLRVTAVASRSAAKAAAFTARFGGEAVTGYAALLERPDVDAVYIPLPIALHQEWAEAALEAGKHVLVEKTATIGTAAAARLVELATARGLVVMENFAFPHHSQHAEVAELVTKGVVGEPRLITADFGIPPTAPSGIKYSGALGGGSLRETGCYPIRASWPYLRTPEVAGAVLVRSGEVDVSGSALLSDGEVAAQCSFGFVHTYRNAMSVWGSEGRLTLDWAFTPPATTRPVLRLESQDVREERTLPADDQFRNVLRHFASLIGDPAGRACEYETLLTQARLLEEVVARAS, from the coding sequence ATGGTGACCGCGCCGAGGTTCGGCATCCTGGGCTGCGCCGACATCGCCGCGCGCAAGACGGTTCCGGCGATGGCCACCGCGGGCCTGCGGGTCACCGCGGTGGCGAGCCGGTCGGCGGCGAAGGCGGCGGCCTTCACCGCCCGGTTCGGCGGCGAGGCCGTGACCGGCTACGCGGCGCTGCTGGAGCGGCCGGACGTCGACGCGGTGTACATCCCGCTGCCGATCGCGCTGCACCAGGAATGGGCGGAGGCGGCCCTCGAAGCGGGCAAGCACGTGCTGGTGGAGAAAACGGCGACGATCGGGACGGCCGCGGCCGCGCGGCTGGTCGAGCTCGCGACCGCGCGCGGGCTGGTGGTGATGGAGAACTTCGCGTTCCCCCACCACTCCCAGCACGCCGAGGTGGCGGAGCTGGTGACGAAGGGCGTGGTCGGCGAGCCCCGCCTGATCACCGCGGACTTCGGCATCCCGCCGACGGCGCCGTCCGGGATCAAGTACTCCGGCGCCCTCGGCGGCGGCTCGCTGCGCGAGACCGGGTGCTACCCGATCCGGGCATCCTGGCCCTACCTCCGCACCCCCGAGGTGGCCGGCGCGGTGCTCGTGCGCTCCGGCGAGGTGGACGTGTCCGGCAGCGCGCTGCTGAGCGACGGGGAGGTGGCGGCCCAGTGCTCGTTCGGGTTCGTGCACACCTACCGGAACGCGATGTCGGTGTGGGGCAGCGAGGGCCGGCTGACGCTGGACTGGGCGTTCACCCCGCCGGCCACGACGCGCCCGGTGCTGCGCCTGGAGTCCCAGGACGTGCGGGAAGAGCGGACGCTCCCGGCGGACGACCAGTTCCGCAACGTCCTGCGGCACTTCGCGAGCCTGATCGGCGACCCGGCCGGACGCGCCTGTGAGTACGAAACGCTGCTGACCCAGGCCCGGCTGCTCGAAGAGGTCGTCGCGCGGGCGTCGTGA
- the pip gene encoding prolyl aminopeptidase — protein sequence MDELYPPISPRAEGFLETGDGHRIRCQEAGNPAGKPVVVLHGGPGSGIAPMARRHFDPAVYRIVLFDQRGSGRSTPDADDLSANTLWHLVADMELLRDRLGIERWQLFGGSWGATLALAYAETHPSRVSEIILRGVFTVRQSELDWIYRGGAAHLFPREWEAFLAPLPAGLRQDPLAGYAVLLDDPAEEVRHRAAVAWSTWEGATVSVLPQESFRRQYADPAFAWPFARLAVHYFTKGAWLDDGRLIRDAGKLAGIPGVIVQGRYDTVCPPVTAYELHRAWPGSELKLLEGAGHAVTDPGVLAALRAATDSFRE from the coding sequence ATGGACGAGCTGTACCCGCCGATCTCCCCGCGCGCCGAGGGATTCCTCGAAACCGGCGACGGGCACCGGATCCGGTGCCAGGAGGCGGGCAACCCGGCCGGGAAACCGGTCGTGGTGCTGCACGGCGGTCCCGGCAGCGGGATCGCCCCAATGGCCCGGCGGCACTTCGACCCCGCGGTCTACCGGATCGTCCTGTTCGACCAGCGGGGCTCGGGACGATCGACGCCGGACGCGGACGATCTCAGCGCGAACACCCTGTGGCACCTGGTCGCCGACATGGAACTGCTGCGGGACCGGCTCGGCATCGAGCGCTGGCAGCTCTTCGGCGGCTCGTGGGGCGCCACCCTCGCGCTCGCTTACGCCGAGACGCACCCTTCGCGCGTCAGCGAGATCATCCTGCGCGGGGTCTTCACCGTGCGGCAGAGCGAGCTGGACTGGATCTACCGCGGCGGCGCGGCCCACCTGTTCCCGCGCGAGTGGGAAGCGTTCCTCGCCCCGCTCCCGGCAGGGCTCCGGCAGGACCCGCTGGCGGGGTACGCGGTGTTGCTCGACGACCCGGCCGAGGAGGTCCGCCACCGCGCGGCGGTGGCGTGGAGCACCTGGGAAGGCGCGACGGTTTCGGTGCTGCCGCAGGAGTCGTTCCGCCGCCAGTACGCGGACCCGGCGTTCGCGTGGCCGTTCGCCCGGCTCGCGGTCCACTACTTCACGAAGGGCGCCTGGCTCGACGACGGCCGGCTGATCCGCGACGCGGGCAAGCTCGCGGGCATCCCGGGGGTGATCGTCCAGGGCCGCTACGACACGGTGTGCCCACCGGTCACGGCGTACGAGCTGCACCGCGCGTGGCCCGGTTCGGAGCTGAAGCTGCTCGAGGGAGCCGGGCACGCGGTGACGGACCCGGGCGTCCTGGCGGCACTGCGAGCGGCGACGGACTCGTTCCGCGAGTAG
- the panB gene encoding 3-methyl-2-oxobutanoate hydroxymethyltransferase, translated as MSASAEEPAPYGTGPAAPAAPAPGRKVRVHHLRELKERGEPWPMLTAYDMYTAALFDEAGIPVLLVGDSAANNVFGYDTSLPVTVDELLPLVRAVTRSVKRALVVADLPFGSYQLSPQQALETSVRFMKEGRAHAVKLEGGRRFAAHVEALTSAGVPVMGHIGFTPQSEHNLGGYRVQGRGEAADVLLADALALQEAGAFAVVMEMVPAEAAKRVTAELKIPTVGIGAGPDCDAQVLVWQDMAGLRRGKAPRFVKRYADVATVLQDAATAFAEDVRRGEFPAPEHAFHD; from the coding sequence ATGTCTGCCAGCGCCGAAGAACCCGCCCCCTACGGCACCGGACCCGCCGCTCCCGCGGCACCCGCCCCGGGCCGGAAGGTCCGCGTCCACCACCTGCGTGAGCTCAAGGAACGCGGCGAACCGTGGCCCATGCTCACCGCGTACGACATGTACACCGCCGCGCTGTTCGACGAGGCCGGGATCCCCGTGCTGCTCGTCGGCGACTCCGCGGCCAACAACGTCTTCGGTTACGACACGTCGCTGCCGGTGACGGTCGACGAGCTGCTGCCGCTGGTCCGGGCGGTCACCCGGTCGGTCAAGCGGGCCCTCGTGGTCGCCGACCTGCCGTTCGGCTCCTACCAGCTCTCGCCGCAGCAGGCGCTGGAGACGTCGGTGCGGTTCATGAAAGAGGGCCGCGCGCACGCCGTGAAGCTCGAGGGCGGGCGGCGGTTCGCCGCCCACGTCGAGGCGCTGACCTCGGCCGGCGTGCCCGTGATGGGCCACATCGGCTTCACCCCGCAGAGCGAACACAACCTCGGCGGCTACCGGGTGCAGGGGCGCGGCGAAGCGGCGGACGTGCTGCTCGCCGACGCGCTGGCGCTGCAGGAGGCCGGGGCGTTCGCGGTGGTGATGGAGATGGTGCCCGCCGAGGCCGCGAAGCGCGTCACGGCGGAGCTGAAGATCCCGACGGTCGGCATCGGCGCGGGCCCGGACTGCGACGCCCAGGTGCTCGTCTGGCAGGACATGGCCGGGCTGCGGCGTGGCAAGGCGCCGCGGTTCGTCAAGCGCTACGCCGACGTCGCGACGGTGCTGCAGGACGCGGCGACCGCGTTCGCCGAGGACGTCCGCCGAGGTGAATTCCCGGCGCCGGAGCACGCGTTCCACGACTGA
- the lysX gene encoding bifunctional lysylphosphatidylglycerol synthetase/lysine--tRNA ligase LysX — MGNLASSRPRLPAWKAKAGGIAATVVQLAAVFSVILLFTGGPHGRVLNGIDMAFSGLSVPTSESLIMVLLLVVLGAALRRRKKAALYTLVLFQVGGLLLTLALQATLLWSPDVLTLGPKQVRHIPAQLWVLTIADAVSVGLIVLLLALRPAFPARLAPSAWRDGLSMLFGGIAVVILVGWGLTEAFPGHLGDTWERFAWVVNHATGENLQLRRIGVGEGPGWLDLFLDLSATAVATAALYLLFRGVRSRALRTDEDELRLRRLLAEHGEDDSLGYFATRRDKSVVFAPNGRAAVTYRVLGGTSVASADPVGDPEAWPDAVRAWLDETRTYGWTPGVLGASERGAKAYTGAGLRALEIGDEAVLDVREFSLAGPERRSVRQAVKRIERAGYTSRVRRHGEIPEAEMTELLARAQAWRGAETERGFSMALGRLGDASDGRSVMVEAYDAHGELRGLLSFVPWGRRGLSLDLMRRDRDAENGLNEYMIAETVAAAQVLGAQRISLNFAMFRAVFSEGERIGAGPVLRAWRGILSVFSRFFQLESLYRSNAKYGPDWEPRFLCYSSARRLPRVGIVAGALEGFVPTGRARSLRLETVSEDFVARVKEIEESAAAPAPKAWRRPEQVRVRIAKLDKLREAGIDPYPVGFRRDDHIGDVVAKYGDLAPDTTTGHRVRIAGRVLNLRILGGLCFARVKDFSGEIQLMLEAGELDLTRWRTGVDLGDHVGVSGQVVTSKRGELSVLVDEWTVTAKCLHPLPDKRKGLTDPETRVRQRYLDLAVNPDSTNMLRLRSTVVRAVRDRLHHADYLEVETPMLQTVHGGANARPFVTHINAYDMRMYLRIAPELYLKRLCVAGVERVFELNRNFRNEGVDATHNPEFTMLEAYQAYADYDTMRTLTRELVQHAAEAAYGAQVVRRPDADGKVVEYDISGDWPVVPVHEAVSARFGEEIDPGTPVAELRRLCVAAGVPVGEDPSHGDLVLKAFEHLVEGATVLPTFYTDYPTDVSPLTRQHRVDPRLAERWDLIAFGSEVGTAYTELTDPIEQRRRLEGQSLRAASGDVEAMELDEDFLLALEHGMPPTGGLGLGVDRLLMMLTGASIRQTVLFPFVRPQA; from the coding sequence ATGGGAAACCTCGCGAGCTCGCGCCCTCGCCTCCCCGCCTGGAAGGCGAAGGCGGGCGGCATCGCCGCGACCGTGGTCCAGCTGGCCGCGGTGTTCTCCGTGATCCTGCTCTTCACCGGCGGCCCGCACGGCCGCGTGCTCAACGGCATCGACATGGCCTTCTCCGGCTTGAGCGTGCCGACCAGCGAGAGCCTGATCATGGTGCTGCTGCTGGTGGTGCTCGGAGCCGCCCTGCGCCGCCGCAAGAAGGCCGCGCTGTACACCCTGGTGCTGTTCCAGGTCGGCGGGCTGCTGCTCACGCTGGCCCTCCAGGCGACCCTGCTCTGGTCACCCGACGTGCTGACCCTCGGCCCGAAGCAGGTCCGGCACATCCCCGCGCAGCTGTGGGTGCTGACCATCGCCGACGCCGTCTCGGTCGGGCTGATCGTGCTCCTGCTCGCGCTGCGCCCGGCGTTCCCGGCCCGCCTCGCGCCGAGCGCCTGGCGCGACGGCCTGAGCATGCTGTTCGGCGGCATCGCCGTGGTCATCCTGGTCGGGTGGGGCCTGACCGAGGCGTTCCCCGGCCACCTCGGCGACACGTGGGAGCGCTTCGCCTGGGTCGTCAACCACGCCACGGGCGAGAACCTGCAGCTGCGCCGGATCGGCGTGGGCGAAGGGCCCGGCTGGCTGGACCTGTTCCTCGACCTCAGCGCGACGGCGGTCGCCACCGCGGCGCTGTACCTGCTCTTCCGCGGCGTGCGCAGCCGCGCCCTGCGGACCGACGAGGACGAGCTCCGCCTGCGCCGGCTGCTCGCCGAACACGGCGAGGACGACTCCCTCGGCTACTTCGCCACCCGGCGCGACAAGAGCGTCGTCTTCGCGCCGAACGGCCGCGCGGCGGTGACCTACCGCGTCCTCGGCGGCACGAGCGTCGCCAGCGCCGACCCGGTCGGCGACCCGGAGGCGTGGCCCGACGCGGTCCGGGCGTGGCTCGACGAGACGCGCACGTACGGCTGGACCCCGGGCGTGCTCGGGGCGAGCGAACGCGGCGCGAAGGCGTACACCGGGGCGGGTCTGCGTGCCCTGGAAATCGGCGACGAAGCGGTGCTCGACGTCCGCGAGTTCAGCCTGGCCGGCCCGGAGCGGCGCTCGGTGCGCCAGGCCGTCAAGCGCATCGAGCGGGCCGGCTACACCTCGCGGGTCCGCCGCCACGGCGAGATCCCCGAGGCCGAGATGACCGAGCTGCTCGCCCGGGCGCAGGCCTGGCGCGGCGCCGAGACCGAACGCGGGTTCTCGATGGCGCTGGGCCGGCTCGGCGACGCCAGCGACGGCCGCAGCGTGATGGTCGAGGCCTACGACGCCCACGGCGAGCTGCGCGGGCTGCTGTCGTTCGTCCCGTGGGGGCGCCGCGGGCTTTCGCTGGACCTCATGCGCCGCGACCGCGACGCCGAGAACGGCCTCAACGAGTACATGATCGCCGAGACGGTCGCGGCCGCGCAGGTCCTCGGCGCGCAGCGGATCTCGCTCAACTTCGCGATGTTCCGCGCGGTGTTCTCCGAGGGCGAGCGGATCGGCGCCGGCCCGGTGCTGCGGGCCTGGCGTGGCATCCTCAGCGTGTTTTCGCGGTTCTTCCAGCTGGAGTCGCTGTACCGGTCCAACGCCAAGTACGGGCCGGACTGGGAGCCGCGGTTCCTCTGCTACTCCTCGGCCCGGCGGCTGCCGCGGGTCGGCATCGTCGCGGGCGCGCTCGAAGGGTTCGTCCCGACCGGACGGGCGCGGTCGCTGCGGCTGGAGACGGTCAGCGAGGACTTCGTCGCGCGCGTCAAGGAGATCGAGGAGTCGGCGGCGGCACCGGCGCCGAAGGCCTGGCGGCGGCCCGAACAGGTCCGCGTCCGCATCGCCAAGCTCGACAAGCTGCGCGAGGCCGGCATCGACCCGTACCCGGTCGGTTTCCGCCGCGACGACCACATCGGGGACGTCGTGGCGAAGTACGGCGACCTGGCGCCGGACACCACCACCGGGCACCGGGTCCGGATCGCCGGGCGGGTGCTGAACCTGCGCATCCTCGGCGGCCTGTGCTTCGCCCGCGTCAAGGACTTCAGCGGCGAGATCCAGCTGATGCTGGAGGCCGGCGAGCTGGACCTGACCCGCTGGCGGACCGGCGTCGACCTCGGCGACCACGTCGGCGTCAGCGGCCAGGTCGTGACGTCGAAGCGCGGCGAGCTTTCGGTGCTCGTCGACGAGTGGACGGTCACCGCGAAGTGCCTGCACCCGCTGCCCGACAAGCGAAAGGGCCTCACCGACCCGGAGACGCGGGTCCGGCAGCGCTACCTCGACCTGGCGGTCAACCCGGACTCGACGAACATGCTGCGGCTGCGGTCCACCGTGGTCCGCGCGGTGCGCGACCGGCTGCACCACGCCGACTACCTCGAGGTCGAGACGCCGATGCTGCAGACGGTGCACGGCGGCGCCAACGCCCGGCCGTTCGTCACCCACATCAACGCCTACGACATGCGGATGTACCTGCGGATCGCGCCCGAGCTGTACCTGAAGCGGCTGTGCGTGGCCGGCGTCGAGCGGGTCTTCGAGCTCAACCGCAACTTCCGCAACGAAGGCGTCGACGCGACGCACAACCCCGAGTTCACGATGCTCGAGGCGTACCAGGCGTACGCGGACTACGACACGATGCGGACGCTGACCCGCGAACTGGTCCAGCACGCGGCCGAAGCGGCGTACGGGGCTCAGGTCGTCCGGCGGCCCGACGCCGACGGGAAGGTCGTCGAGTACGACATCTCCGGCGACTGGCCGGTCGTGCCGGTCCACGAAGCCGTCTCGGCGAGGTTCGGCGAGGAGATCGACCCGGGGACGCCGGTGGCCGAGCTGCGCCGCCTGTGCGTGGCCGCCGGGGTGCCGGTGGGGGAGGACCCGAGCCACGGCGACCTCGTGCTCAAGGCGTTCGAGCACCTCGTCGAGGGCGCGACCGTGCTGCCGACGTTCTACACCGACTACCCGACCGACGTCTCGCCGCTGACCCGCCAGCACCGGGTGGACCCGCGGCTGGCCGAACGCTGGGACCTCATCGCGTTCGGGTCGGAGGTCGGCACGGCCTACACCGAGCTGACCGACCCGATCGAGCAGCGGCGGCGGCTGGAAGGGCAGTCGCTGCGCGCGGCCAGCGGTGACGTCGAGGCGATGGAGCTGGACGAAGACTTCTTGCTCGCCTTGGAGCACGGGATGCCGCCGACCGGCGGGCTCGGCCTGGGCGTCGACCGGCTGCTCATGATGCTCACCGGTGCCTCCATCCGCCAGACGGTCCTGTTCCCCTTCGTCCGACCGCAGGCATAA
- a CDS encoding ABC transporter permease, whose translation MRTSRVLLWTALGLGLAVIYFPLVVVLLDSFNADTTFGWPPSRFTLEWWSRAASNEGALHALRTSVEAGLAATAIALVLGTMAAFALQRYRFFGRNPVSLLIILPIALPGIVTGIALNNAFRTILGIDLGLLTAIIAHATFCIVVVFNNVVARLRRMGGNLEEASMDLGATGLTTFRLVTFPMLRSALLAGGLLAFALSFDEIIVTTFTLGTGMETLPIWIYDNLFRPNQAPIVNVVAAVLIVASTVPVYLAQRLSGDTASGGRL comes from the coding sequence GTGCGTACTTCCCGGGTGTTGTTGTGGACGGCGCTGGGACTCGGCTTGGCGGTGATCTACTTCCCGCTGGTGGTGGTGCTGCTCGACTCGTTCAACGCGGACACGACGTTCGGCTGGCCGCCGTCGCGGTTCACCCTGGAGTGGTGGAGCCGGGCCGCGTCGAACGAAGGGGCGTTGCACGCGCTGCGGACGAGCGTCGAGGCGGGCCTGGCGGCGACGGCGATCGCGCTGGTGCTCGGCACGATGGCCGCGTTCGCCTTGCAGCGCTACCGGTTCTTCGGGCGCAACCCGGTGTCGCTGCTGATCATCCTGCCGATCGCGCTGCCGGGGATCGTCACGGGCATCGCGCTGAACAACGCGTTCCGGACCATCCTGGGCATCGACCTCGGCCTGCTGACGGCGATCATCGCACACGCGACGTTCTGCATCGTGGTGGTGTTCAACAACGTGGTCGCGCGGCTGCGCCGGATGGGCGGCAACCTCGAGGAAGCGTCGATGGACCTCGGCGCGACCGGCCTCACGACGTTCCGGCTGGTGACGTTCCCGATGCTGCGATCGGCGTTGCTGGCGGGCGGCCTGCTGGCCTTCGCGCTGTCGTTCGACGAGATCATCGTGACGACGTTCACCCTGGGCACGGGCATGGAGACGCTGCCGATCTGGATCTACGACAACCTGTTCCGGCCCAACCAGGCCCCGATCGTGAACGTGGTGGCGGCGGTGCTGATCGTGGCCTCGACGGTCCCGGTGTACCTGGCCCAGCGCCTCTCCGGCGACACGGCTTCGGGTGGCCGCCTCTAG
- a CDS encoding cytochrome c oxidase assembly protein, translated as MPLTFDAPAVLGVLAAGTLYVRAARRRGWPPGRTTAFLAGLATILVVTCSPLAVYDTTFFWVRAVQTVTLLMITPLLLALGAPVRLLLETAEVPWLRRHGRGPLARALTFPPVVTAVLVAPVLVLYLTPLYDLTLRSPLVDGLVRLGLVLAGFTYFWTRLGLDPTPREDPHLVSVWIAFAEVVFDGALGLVLWLGPLLAPAHYAAAHPGWGPDPRTDQIIGAGVLWIGGDVAGLPFVVALFVRWARDDERRAKQIDGQLDAAPETGLWWENDPALAERFQRR; from the coding sequence GTGCCGCTGACGTTCGACGCCCCGGCGGTCCTCGGCGTACTCGCTGCGGGCACGCTCTACGTCCGCGCGGCCCGCCGCCGCGGCTGGCCGCCGGGCCGGACGACGGCGTTCCTCGCCGGGCTCGCGACGATCCTGGTCGTCACGTGCTCACCGCTGGCGGTCTACGACACGACGTTCTTCTGGGTCCGCGCGGTCCAGACGGTGACGCTGCTGATGATCACGCCGCTGCTGCTCGCCCTGGGCGCGCCCGTCCGGCTGCTCCTGGAGACCGCCGAGGTCCCGTGGCTGCGGCGGCACGGCCGCGGCCCGCTCGCCCGCGCGCTGACGTTCCCGCCGGTCGTCACGGCCGTCCTGGTCGCCCCGGTGCTGGTGCTGTACCTGACGCCGCTCTACGACCTCACGCTGCGCTCACCGCTCGTCGACGGCCTGGTCCGGCTGGGGCTCGTGCTCGCCGGCTTCACGTACTTCTGGACGCGCCTGGGCCTCGATCCGACGCCGCGGGAGGACCCGCACCTGGTGTCGGTGTGGATCGCCTTCGCCGAGGTCGTCTTCGACGGCGCGCTCGGCCTGGTGCTGTGGCTCGGCCCGCTGCTCGCCCCGGCGCACTACGCCGCCGCGCACCCGGGCTGGGGCCCGGATCCGCGCACCGACCAGATCATCGGCGCGGGCGTGCTGTGGATCGGCGGCGACGTCGCCGGCCTGCCGTTCGTCGTCGCGTTGTTCGTGCGGTGGGCCCGCGACGACGAACGGCGGGCGAAGCAGATCGACGGCCAGCTGGACGCAGCGCCGGAGACCGGCCTGTGGTGGGAGAACGACCCGGCGCTCGCGGAACGGTTCCAGCGCCGGTGA
- a CDS encoding undecaprenyl-diphosphate phosphatase — translation MSAVTYLEAIVVGALQGVSELFPVSSLGHSILLPAWLGGSWQRDLSIGKDSPYLAVLVAMHVATALALVLFFRKDWVRIIGGLWTSIRRREVRTPDQRLAWLLVLATIPVGLAGLLLEGLLRDFLGKPVPAAIFLTLNGGVLYAAEKFSRKKPAAEADTVDFSTEDTLVMRAVSVEEATDVRLAKLGVGEAVLIGAAQILALLPGISRSGITMVAGLRRGLGHEDAARFAFLLATPVILAAGVLKMPTLFAPENHASLGPALVGSVIAGVASYISVRFLTGYFETRTLTPFAIYCAVAGIGSLIFFAV, via the coding sequence ATGTCCGCGGTGACCTATCTCGAGGCGATTGTCGTCGGCGCACTGCAAGGGGTGTCGGAATTGTTTCCGGTGTCGAGTCTCGGGCACAGCATCCTGCTGCCCGCCTGGCTGGGCGGCTCGTGGCAGCGGGACCTGAGCATCGGCAAGGACTCGCCGTACCTCGCGGTGCTGGTGGCGATGCACGTCGCCACCGCGCTCGCGCTGGTCCTGTTCTTCCGCAAGGACTGGGTGCGGATCATCGGCGGGCTGTGGACGTCGATCCGCCGGCGCGAGGTGCGCACTCCCGACCAGCGGCTCGCGTGGCTGCTCGTGCTGGCCACCATCCCGGTCGGGCTGGCCGGCCTGCTCCTGGAGGGCCTGCTGCGCGACTTCCTCGGCAAGCCCGTGCCCGCGGCGATCTTCCTCACGCTCAACGGCGGAGTCCTGTACGCCGCCGAGAAGTTCTCGCGGAAGAAGCCCGCGGCGGAAGCGGACACAGTGGACTTTTCCACCGAAGACACGCTGGTCATGCGCGCGGTCTCGGTCGAGGAAGCCACCGACGTCCGGCTGGCGAAGCTGGGGGTCGGCGAGGCGGTGCTGATCGGCGCCGCGCAGATCCTCGCGCTGCTGCCGGGCATCAGCCGCTCGGGCATCACGATGGTCGCCGGCCTGCGCCGCGGGCTGGGGCACGAGGATGCGGCGCGGTTCGCCTTCCTGCTGGCCACGCCGGTGATCCTGGCCGCGGGCGTGCTCAAGATGCCGACGCTGTTCGCCCCCGAAAACCACGCTTCGCTCGGCCCCGCCCTCGTCGGCAGCGTCATCGCCGGGGTCGCTTCGTACATTTCTGTCCGATTCCTCACCGGATACTTCGAAACGCGTACTCTGACCCCGTTCGCCATTTACTGCGCGGTCGCCGGAATCGGCAGCCTGATCTTCTTCGCGGTCTGA